A region from the Vulpes lagopus strain Blue_001 chromosome 5, ASM1834538v1, whole genome shotgun sequence genome encodes:
- the STPG4 gene encoding protein STPG4 isoform X2 yields the protein MDQPVAITSNSLRDDLGPGSSLVTASKPTRKTSSFEREGWWRIALTNTPIPGTYHLKTFIEESLLNPVIATYNFKNEGRKKPPLVQRNDPVLNDLPLYTPPDFLDLLKKQVATYSFKDKPRSSPSRLVYKDQFSDIDGAGTTQLNSVSTLISSCHI from the exons ATGGACCAGCCAGTCGCCATCACCTCCAACAGCCTCAGGGATGACCTGGGGCCTGGCAGTTCGCTGGTCACCGCCTCG aAACCAACCCGGAAGACATCATCTTTTGAAAGAGAAGGATGGTGGAGAATAGCATTAACA AATACTCCTATCCCTGGCACTTACCACTTGAAAACTTTCATTGAAGAATCCTTATTAAATCCAGTAATAGCAACCTACAATTTTAAAAACGAAGGAAGGAAAAAACCACCTCTTGTGCAAAGAAATGATCCAGTCCTAAATGACCTTCCCCTGTACACACCTCCTGACTTCTTGGACTTGTTAAAGAAGCAAGTGGCCACTTACTCATTTAAAGACAAACCTCGGTCGAGCCCCAGCAGGCTGGTTTACAAAGATCAG ttttctgaCATTGATGGTGCTGGTACAACACAACTGAATTCAGTATCCACACTAATATCATCTTGCCATATTTGA
- the CALM2 gene encoding calmodulin-2, translating to MADQLTEEQIAEFKEAFSLFDKDGDGTITTKELGTVMRSLGQNPTEAELQDMINEVDADGNGTIDFPEFLTMMARKMKDTDSEEEIREAFRVFDKDGNGYISAAELRHVMTNLGEKLTDEEVDEMIREADIDGDGQVNYEEFVQMMTAK from the exons GCTGACCAACTGACTGAGGAGCAGATTGCAG AATTCAAAGAAGCCTTTTCACTATTTGACAAGGATGGTGATGGAACTATAACAACAAAGGAATTGGGAACTGTAATGAGGTCTCTTGGGCAGAATCCCACAGAAGCAGAGTTACAGGACATGATTAATGAAGTAGATGCTGATG GTAATGGCACAATTGACTTCCCGGAATTTCTGACAATGAtggcaagaaaaatgaaagacacagatagtgaagaagaaattagagaagcATTCCGTGTGTTTGATAAG GATGGCAATGGCTATATTAGTGCAGCAGAGCTTCGCCATGTGATGACAAACCTGGGAGAGAAGTTAACAGATGAAGAGGTTGATGAAATGATCAGGGAAGCAGATATTGATGGTGATGGTCAAGTAAACTATGAAG agtttGTACAAATGATGACAGCAAAGTGA